A window from Deinococcus aquiradiocola encodes these proteins:
- a CDS encoding SagB family peptide dehydrogenase yields MLAAYLNASAQPPPLLNRMTTTAAGKLYLGGPRLPLCPPRVQPLPGAGCTRQDLSDLLFYSFGVSRLHLSTPNATRTTLELRRPVGSGGALYPTQLYVSHQGVPGVPDGLSHFDPLHHQLAVLLYGDPLTGPDRPAHHSVHPPRITVLLTSASWNTMPKYQHFGYRLITLEFGMVAEQLGIVGHALGARCSLTLEWPDAFSRWIQPTGDERPGPVVTLEWPDTERPKVTHNAPVRTGAVSRSPAVPGLTTCPLAWQVEIAAANLPAAPHSSSSPETLTPCPGGASSVFRQLRARRSSGEGFRNVPVSGTALRNAISEVSEWIDGHDTTLLMVARAVTGIRPGIYRFDLLNPAPVPASCPDPAVLLLGGTPGATAQSNQPAAWLYLTAKLDLHSDESAARYRDTQIRIGRLLQRLHLACTAQGIDGHVSLAYDVHLTQHLFSLNGEWYPAAQLVLGTARPETEHFSMDFRATAPAWPTAPGR; encoded by the coding sequence GTGCTGGCCGCGTACCTGAACGCCTCCGCGCAACCGCCACCCCTCCTGAACAGGATGACGACCACGGCAGCGGGAAAACTCTACCTGGGGGGGCCACGCCTGCCTCTCTGTCCTCCCCGCGTTCAGCCGCTGCCGGGCGCAGGCTGTACCCGGCAGGACCTGAGTGATCTGCTGTTCTACAGCTTCGGCGTGAGTCGGCTTCACCTCTCGACCCCGAACGCCACCCGTACAACGCTTGAGCTGCGCCGACCCGTCGGCTCCGGAGGCGCGCTGTACCCCACGCAGCTGTACGTCTCCCACCAGGGCGTCCCCGGAGTACCGGACGGCCTCTCGCACTTCGACCCGCTTCACCATCAGCTGGCGGTCCTCCTGTACGGCGATCCCCTCACCGGACCGGACCGACCGGCGCACCACTCGGTACACCCGCCACGGATCACCGTCCTGCTGACCTCGGCCAGCTGGAACACCATGCCGAAATATCAGCACTTCGGGTACCGCCTGATCACGCTGGAGTTCGGGATGGTGGCTGAACAGCTCGGGATCGTCGGACATGCCCTCGGTGCCCGGTGCTCCCTCACCCTGGAATGGCCGGACGCCTTCAGCCGCTGGATCCAGCCAACGGGTGACGAACGGCCAGGCCCGGTCGTCACCCTGGAATGGCCCGACACAGAACGCCCCAAGGTGACGCACAACGCCCCAGTTCGAACCGGAGCCGTCAGCCGTTCCCCTGCAGTCCCCGGGCTGACCACCTGCCCGCTGGCCTGGCAGGTGGAGATCGCCGCAGCGAACCTCCCGGCAGCACCACACTCCTCCAGCTCGCCCGAAACCCTCACACCCTGCCCGGGCGGCGCGTCCTCCGTCTTCAGGCAGCTCCGGGCACGCCGGTCAAGCGGGGAGGGATTCAGGAACGTCCCTGTTTCCGGCACGGCGCTCCGGAACGCGATCAGCGAAGTGTCCGAATGGATAGATGGTCACGACACGACGCTGTTGATGGTGGCCCGCGCCGTCACCGGAATCCGCCCGGGAATCTACCGGTTCGATCTCCTGAACCCTGCTCCGGTCCCAGCGTCATGCCCTGATCCGGCCGTGCTGCTCCTGGGCGGGACTCCAGGAGCCACCGCACAGTCCAACCAGCCCGCCGCATGGCTTTACCTGACGGCGAAGCTGGACCTTCACTCCGACGAGAGCGCAGCCCGGTACCGTGACACTCAGATCCGCATCGGTCGCCTGCTGCAGCGCCTGCATCTGGCATGCACTGCCCAGGGCATCGATGGTCACGTCAGTCTGGCCTACGACGTACACCTCACCCAGCACCTGTTCAGCCTGAACGGGGAGTGGTACCCGGCCGCGCAACTGGTCCTGGGGACCGCGCGCCCCGAGACCGAACACTTCAGCATGGACTTCAGGGCCACTGCACCCGCATGGCCCACAGCTCCAGGACGGTGA
- a CDS encoding lantibiotic dehydratase C-terminal domain-containing protein, translating into MPTDATPRRWESLHLHSYGDLSDLMLRTRPALNLLARLGRPAYVTRHWACGPHVLLHLQVLDGEAAFPQPLLDDITRTLRDLPDAALTPFDWEWAARVYPQLAHHEQFPGRYWPPLPHGHLYTWTRQRAVGVRGSQLTENLIDDACVALNGVILSGLRQVASGLPLTDLCFDLMIATADRTAPDTELSNGFLSYRSHAEIFLINVPDTVRARFDDLYTRQREQLARRLDRALQRSEGNDLITAWRRHLGEAHALAWEGLTSGEIDLSWEAQDFSLHREDMAPALERSRRSAFHRTELANFENLRRRSQDVSFNAYRVLLNVQYLQFSRLGLSPVQRALLCHLVSNAVEERYGINAVELASGYTYLTGTPT; encoded by the coding sequence ATGCCCACTGACGCGACTCCCCGGCGCTGGGAAAGTCTGCACCTGCACAGCTACGGCGACCTGAGCGATCTGATGCTCCGTACCCGGCCCGCCCTGAACCTGCTGGCGCGGCTGGGCCGCCCGGCCTACGTCACCCGGCACTGGGCGTGCGGCCCCCACGTTCTCCTTCACCTCCAGGTCCTGGACGGTGAAGCGGCGTTCCCCCAGCCGCTGCTGGACGACATCACCCGGACACTCCGCGACCTTCCAGACGCCGCCCTGACGCCCTTCGACTGGGAATGGGCCGCGCGGGTCTACCCGCAGTTGGCACACCACGAACAGTTCCCGGGCCGGTACTGGCCGCCCCTCCCGCACGGCCACCTGTACACCTGGACGAGGCAGCGGGCGGTGGGCGTGAGGGGCAGCCAGCTGACCGAGAACCTGATCGACGACGCCTGCGTGGCCCTCAACGGGGTGATCCTCAGTGGCCTCCGTCAGGTGGCGAGTGGTCTGCCGCTGACCGACCTGTGCTTCGACCTGATGATCGCCACAGCCGACCGGACCGCGCCCGACACTGAACTGAGCAACGGCTTTCTCTCCTACCGCTCGCACGCGGAGATCTTCCTGATCAACGTTCCCGACACGGTCAGGGCACGTTTCGACGACCTGTACACCCGTCAGCGGGAACAGCTGGCGCGGCGCCTGGACCGGGCGCTCCAGAGAAGCGAGGGCAACGATCTGATCACCGCGTGGCGCCGTCACCTGGGCGAAGCGCACGCGCTCGCCTGGGAGGGCCTGACATCCGGCGAGATCGACCTCAGCTGGGAAGCGCAGGACTTCTCGCTACACCGGGAGGACATGGCCCCGGCACTGGAACGGTCCCGGCGCAGCGCCTTCCACCGCACCGAGCTCGCGAACTTCGAGAACCTGCGCCGCCGCAGTCAGGACGTCTCCTTCAACGCCTACCGCGTCCTCCTGAACGTCCAGTACCTGCAGTTCAGCCGTCTGGGCCTCAGCCCGGTCCAACGGGCGCTCCTGTGTCACCTGGTATCGAACGCCGTCGAGGAGCGTTACGGCATCAACGCCGTGGAACTGGCGTCCGGCTACACCTACCTGACGGGGACACCCACATGA
- a CDS encoding lantibiotic dehydratase C-terminal domain-containing protein has translation MLDGHDWISVHAFSHAGTGPLVAGAVAPQLRHWQATGRVRNSFYLNHWEGGPHVRVRLLPTDPADAGALQRDLTSALQAYLAGRSGRAMPPEQYRQLVEQGQALERGASDLPLHPDGTVVPWAYRPEWERFGGPERAASVIRVFGVSSALAGAVNEADWSAPRRISLALQGALWTLHRVIPSGQALLDALSHAARFWSASPGDAFQPPGVGMNALPRTEDSALRRWTAELLTGAEPRTHPFARTLSDEIQRHVADPGSESASMALDLLHLHHNRLGFSVWHEARTWTTLLQAVHHTIKGERYAH, from the coding sequence ATGCTTGACGGCCACGACTGGATCAGCGTGCACGCGTTCAGCCACGCCGGGACCGGACCCCTGGTGGCCGGTGCGGTCGCGCCCCAGTTACGGCACTGGCAGGCGACGGGACGCGTTCGGAACAGCTTCTACCTGAACCACTGGGAAGGCGGACCGCACGTGCGGGTCCGGCTGCTTCCCACCGACCCGGCCGACGCCGGAGCACTGCAGCGGGACCTGACCAGTGCGCTGCAGGCGTACCTGGCGGGCCGGTCGGGCCGGGCCATGCCTCCCGAACAGTACCGTCAGCTGGTCGAACAGGGGCAGGCGCTGGAGCGCGGGGCGTCCGACCTGCCGCTGCACCCGGACGGGACGGTCGTCCCGTGGGCGTACCGTCCGGAATGGGAACGGTTCGGGGGGCCGGAACGGGCGGCCTCCGTGATCCGGGTCTTCGGGGTGTCTTCCGCCCTGGCCGGGGCGGTAAACGAGGCGGACTGGTCTGCTCCCCGCCGCATCTCCCTGGCCCTCCAGGGGGCCCTCTGGACCCTGCACCGCGTCATACCGTCTGGTCAGGCGCTGCTTGACGCCCTCTCGCACGCCGCCCGTTTCTGGAGTGCGTCACCCGGAGACGCGTTCCAGCCGCCCGGAGTGGGCATGAACGCCCTCCCCCGGACGGAAGACTCCGCCCTCCGGCGCTGGACGGCCGAACTGCTGACCGGCGCCGAGCCGCGCACCCATCCCTTCGCCCGGACCCTCTCAGATGAGATTCAGCGGCACGTGGCCGATCCCGGTTCCGAATCCGCCTCGATGGCCCTGGACCTGCTTCACCTGCACCACAACCGCCTCGGTTTCAGCGTCTGGCACGAGGCGCGGACCTGGACGACCCTCCTGCAGGCCGTTCACCACACCATCAAAGGAGAACGGTATGCCCACTGA